The Cinclus cinclus chromosome 3, bCinCin1.1, whole genome shotgun sequence genome has a window encoding:
- the KCNK3 gene encoding potassium channel subfamily K member 3: MKRQNVRTLALIMCTFTYLLVGAAVFDALESEAETAEKRRLEAKSQELKRKYNLSAESYRELERVVLKLKPHKAGVQWKFAGSFYFAITVITTIGYGHAAPSTDGGKVFCMLYALLGIPLTLVMFQSLGERINTLVRSLLRRLKKRLGMRRPEVSMANMVTIGFFSCVSTLCIGAAAFSHYENWSFFQAYYYCFITLTTIGFGDYVALQKDQALQTQPQYVAFSFVYILAGLTVIGAFLNLVVLRFMTMNAEDERRDAEQRALLSRAVQPGAVPVVPEAAAVTPAESGFRNVYAEVLHFQSVCSCLWYKSREKLQYSIPMIIPRDLSSSDTGVERSHSSPARCPETPEHRCFCRPRRSAISSVSTGLQSLAAFPGFAKRRSSV; encoded by the exons ATGAAGCGGCAGAACGTGCGGACGCTGGCGCTCATCATGTGCACCTTCACCTACCTGCTGGTGGGCGCCGCCGTCTTCGACGCGCTCGAGTCCGAGGCGGAGACGGCggagaagaggaggctggaGGCCAAGAGCCAGGAGCTCAAGAGAAAGTACAACCTGAGCGCCGAGAGCTACCGCGAGCTCGAGCGGGTCGTGCTCAAGCTCAAGCCGCACAAGGCCGGCGTCCAGTGGAAATTCGCCGGCTCCTTCTACTTCGCCATCACCGTCATCACCACCATAG GTTACGGCCACGCGGCGCCCAGCACGGACGGCGGGAAGGTTTTCTGCATGCTCTACGCTCTGCTGGGCATCCCGCTGACCCTGGTGATGTTCCAGAGCCTGGGAGAGCGCATCAACACCTTGGTGCGCTCGCTGCTGCGCCGCCTCAAGAAGCGCCTGGGAATGCGGCGGCCGGAGGTGTCCATGGCCAACATGGTGACCATCGGCTTCTTCTCGTGCGTCAGCACGCTCTGCATCGGGGCCGCCGCCTTCTCGCACTACGAGAACTGGAGTTTCTTCCAGGCCTACTACTACTGCTTCATCACGCTGACCACCATCGGTTTCGGCGATTACGTGGCGCTGCAGAAGGACCAGGCGCTGCAGACGCAGCCGCAGTACGTGGCCTTCAGCTTCGTCTACATCCTGGCGGGGCTGACGGTGATCGGAGCCTTCCTCAACCTGGTGGTGCTGCGTTTCATGACCATGAACGCCGAGGACGAGCGTCGCGACGCCGAGCAGCGGGCGCTGCTCAGCCGGGCGGTTCAGCCCGGCGCCGTTCCCGTCGTTCCCGAAGCCGCCGCGGTGACCCCGGCCGAGAGCGGTTTTCGGAACGTCTACGCCGAGGTGTTGCACTTCCAGTCCGTGTGCTCGTGCCTCTGGTACAAGAGCCGGGAGAAGCTGCAGTATTCCATCCCCATGATCATTCCCAGGGATTTGTCCAGCTCGGATACGGGTGTGGAGCGCAGTCACTCCTCGCCCGCTCGTTGTCCCGAGACTCCGGAGCACCGGTGTTTCTGCCGGCCCCGGCGTTCCGCCATCAGTTCCGTGTCCACCGGGCTCCAGAGCCTGGCGGCGTTCCCGGGATTCGCCAAGCGCCGCAGCTCCGTGTAG
- the SLC35F6 gene encoding solute carrier family 35 member F6: protein MAWSRYQLGLAALMLLTGSINTLAAKWADNFSVPGCDGTEEHRFQHPFLQAAGMFLGEFSCLPVFYLLLLRDRRRADPTQIPIPTPSRPFKSLLFLPPALCDMAGTSIMYVALNMTSASSFQMLRGSLIIFTGILSVAFLGRKLEWSHWLGIVLTMVGLALVGLADLRGSGGTERGMADVITGDLLILLAQAIVSIQMVLEEKFIFSHDVHPLRAVGTEGLFGFTILALLLVPFSFIPAGRLSGNPRGVLEDPADAFCQIRRDPVILAALLGNVGSISFFNFAGLSVTRELSATTRTVLDSLRTLLVWALSLALRWERFHPLQIPGFALLLLGTALYNGLHRALLPGGNGGGNGSGNGNGEEREALLGEEEEGAGVSRG, encoded by the exons ATGGCGTGGTCCCGGTACCAGCTGGGCCTGGCCGCGCTCATGCTCCTCACCGGCTCCATCAACACCCTGGCGGCCAA GTGGGCCGACAACTTCAGCGTCCCCGGCTGCGATGGGACAGAGGAGCACAGGTTCCAACACCCCTTCCTGCAG GCCGCTGGGATGTTCCTGGGGGAATTTTCCTGCCTCCCGGTGTTTTACCTGCTGCTCCTGCGGGATCGGCGCCGCGCGGATCCGACCCAAATCCCGATCCCGACCCCATCCCGACCCTTCAagtccctgctgttcctgcccCCCGCCCTGTGCGACATGGCCGGCACCAGCATCATGTACGTGG CTCTGAACATGACCAGCGCCTCCAGCTTCCAGATGCTCCGGGGCTCCCTCATCATCTTCACCGGGATCCTCTCGGTGGCGTTCCTGGGTCGGAAGTTGGAATGGAGCCACTGGTTGGGAATTGTGCTCACCATGGTGGGGCTGGCGCTGGTGGGATTGGCGGATCTGCGCGGATCTGGCGGCACGGAGCGCGGGATGGCCGACGTGATCACGG GTGATCTCCTGATCCTGCTGGCCCAGGCCATCGTGTCCATCCAGATGGTGCTGGAGGAGAAATTCATCTTCAGCCACGACGTCCATCCGCTGCGCGCCGTGGGCACCGAAG GTTTGTTCGGCTTCACCATCCTGGCGCTGCTGTTGGTTCCGTTCTCCTTCATCCCGGCCGGCCGGCTCTCCGGGAATCCTCGCGGCGTCCTGGAAGATCCCGCGGACGCTTTCTGCCAGATCCGGCGGGATCCGGTGATCCTGGCGGCGCTGCTGGGGAACGTGGGAAGCATTTCCTTCTTCAACTTCGCGGGGCTGAGCGTGACGCGGGAGCTGAGCGCGACCACGCGCACGGTGCTGGACAGCCTGCGCACGCTGCTGGTCTGGGCCCTCAGCCTGGCGCTGCGCTGGGAGCGCTTCCACCCGCTCCAAATCCCGGGATtcgccctgctcctgctgggaacCGCGCTCTACAACGGCCTGCACCGCGCCCTGCTGCCGGGTGGGAACgggggtgggaatgggagtgggaatgggaatggggaggagagggaagcgCTGCtcggtgaggaggaggagggagccgGTGTCAGTCGGGGATGA
- the CLU gene encoding clusterin — translation LSLLVALLAWGGAQGLVPPPELKELSAAGSQRVEAELARALRGVRRMKFLMEQSGREHRELLSALRDTRHGKEEAVRVARQKEQELSERGERCNASALELWERCKPCLRQRCLRFYSRTCRSGAGLVGRQLEEFLNHSSPISIWVDGERLDSLLERDERQERQLEDLEERFGILEDGIDGIFWDSSLLQDRLHPFFQAPFGGFREASRPPVQRLRFPRRFRRFSGNLFPLFQSPHGGFQQLFQPLFHITQRMLEGAHGNWEIPLGESWPESRNFSDDRMVCREIRRNSAGCLRMRDECEQCREILALDCGQEDPSQQELQEQLEDAVRVAERFTRRYDSLLREFQEEMFNTSGLLDQLNRQFGWVSRLANYSLGSDGFLQVTTVLSKAPNPEDPSAPVDTQVTVQLFDSEPLELTVPGDIPWNDPKFMDIVADQALQHFKENAIE, via the exons AGCTGTCGGCGGCCGGCAGCCAGCGGGTGGAGGCCGAGCTGGCGCGGGCGTTGCGGGGCGTGAGGAGGATGAAATTCCTGATGGAGCAGAGCGGCCGGGAACACCGGGAGCTGCTGAGCGCCCTGAGGGACACCCGGCACGGAAAGGAG GAAGCGGTGCGCGTGGCGCggcagaaggagcaggagctgtcGGAGCGCGGGGAGCGCTGCAACGCCTCggccctggagctgtgggagcgCTGCAAGCCCTGCCTGAGGCAGCGCTGCCTGCGATTCTACTCCCGGACCTGCCGCAGCGGGGCCGGCCTGGTGGGACGGCAG ctggaggaaTTCCTGAACCACTCGTCTCCCATCTCCATCTGGGTGGACGGCGAGCGCCTGGATTCGCTCCTGGAGCGGGACGAGCGCCAGGAGCGGCAGCTGGAGGACCTGGAAGAACGTTTTGGGATCCTGGAGGACGGGATCGACGGAATTTTCTGGGAtagctccctgctccaggaccgGCTCCATCCCTTTTTCCAGGCTCCTTTTGGAGGTTTCCGCGAGGCCTCGAGGCCTCCGGTGCAGCGCCTGCGCTTCCCGCGCCGCTTCCGCCGCTTTTCTGGGAATCTCTTCCCGCTTTTCCAAAGCCCGCACGGCGGATTCCAGCAGCTCTTCCAACCGCTCTTCCACATCACCCAGCGCATGCTGGAGGGAGCCCACGGGAATTGGGAAATTCCCTTGGGAGAATCCTGGCCAG AATCCCGGAATTTCAGCGATGACCGGATGGTTTGCCGGGAGATCCGGCGGAACTCGGCCGGCTGCCTGCGGATGAGGGATGAGTGTGAGCAATGCCGGGAGATCCTGGCCCTCG ACTGCGGGCAGGAGGAtccatcccagcaggagctgcaggagcagctggaggatgCCGTGCGCGTGGCCGAGCGCTTCACGCGCCGCTACGATTCCCTGCTCCGGGAATTCCAGGAGGAAATGTTCAACACCTCCGGCCTCCTGGACCAGCTGAACCGCCAGTTCGGCTGGGTGTCGCGCCTGGCCAACTATTCCCTGGGATCCGACGGATTCCTGCAGGTCACCACG GTGTTGTCCAAGGCTCCGAATCCCGAGGATCCGTCGGCGCCGGTGGACACGCAGGTGACGGTGCAGCTCTTTGACTCGGAGCCGCTGGAGCTGACCGTACCCGGGGACATCCCGTGGAACGATCCCAAATTCATGGACATCGTGGCTGACCAGGCGCTTCAGCACTTCAAGGAAAATGCAAT AGAGTAG